Within Oceanispirochaeta sp., the genomic segment CGAAGTCGGCAGAATCAGTTTTGATTCCTTTCAGAGTCTCTACATATTTGGGGTTGATTTTATCGGTCATGGAACCGCCCATTTCTACGGCATTTTCTTTCATCAGCCAGAGCAGGTCATAGTCGGTCAGATCATCGGTTTTACCTGCTTTGTAATCCATAAGCATCTGTTTATAGAGGACTCCCCAGTCGGTCAGCTGACCTGTAAGAACAGCATCCTTACCATAGGACTGCATGGGGCTGTAATGGCTCATGGCGTATATTTTCTCACCCTTTTCCTGATGCTCCTGAGCGACTTCCACAACGGTGGGAGTGTCTTCGGTAAAGGCCAGTACATCACAACCTTCGGCGATCAGAGATTCGGCAGCTTCTCTTGCCTTGTCGGGTCCATACCAGGCGTAGATCCATTTCGCACTGACTGTGGCTTCAGGGTTTACTTCCTTGATTCCCAGAGCAAAGGCGTTCATATGACGGAACAGTTCGGGGATGGGGAAGGCCGCTACATAGCCGATTTTATTGCTTTTGCTCATGGCTCCGGCAATCAGTCCGTTCATGTAATAGATCTGATACATGTCACCCATATAGGTTCCCATGTTGGGAGACCGTTTGAATCCGGAAGCATGGAAGAATTTTACATCCGGGTATTTGGCTGCAACAGCGACAGTATCATCCATGTAGCCAAAGCTTGTCGTAAAAATCACGTCACATTTCTGTTCCTGAACCATTCTGTCGATAAATCTGACAGCATCGCCTTCGGGAACACTTTCAACGGTGATGGTTTCCAGCCAGGGCAGTTCGGCTTCTGCAAACTTGCGTCCCTGATCGTGAGCGTAGGTCCATCCGAAGTCTCCGGCAGGGCCGATATAAACAAATCCGGCTTTCACCTTTTTTTCTGCTGGTGCACCGGCAGCGGCTGCAGGTGCTTCCTGAGCTCCGCCCGCGAAAAGCATACCAGAAATGAGCAGCATGAGGGCTGCCAGAAGAACAGACTGTAATCTTTTCATTTTTTTTCTCCTAAAGAATATTTTTCATTCTAAATTGATTGTCTTTCTAACTGATCAATTTGTCAATAATAGTATAAATATACTTTAAAATTTGTCTGACCTATCAGCTGAAACTGCTTTATATCATGCACTTGAGAGAGACGGTCATAAATATGTTACATTTTTGTATAGAATGAGAGGGGGGGTGAGTTTCAATAAGGCCTCCCAGCCTACTGGAGCTGAGAGGTCATCAGAGAGGAGGGGAGGATCAAGTTGTTTTTATTTCTCCGGCCTTCTCAAGACCAATTTTGGTCAGAATGGGGCCGATTATTTCAAAAAAGAGAGAGGTGGCTGTCACAGTCGTAATGACGACGCCTCCTATGTAGGCCCCATGTTCTCCATAGGCGGCAAACTCATTCTTGACGATAAGAGCCAAACCAATGGCGACACCCGCCTGTGACAGGATACCCATACCCAGGTATTTTTTGATATTGGGAGACAATTTACCCAGAGAAGCCCCCAGGGTGGCTCCGGTCATCAAGCCAGAAGTCCGTCCGATAATGTATACGAGACCAATTAATCCCAGACTGGGAATGGCTGAAACATGCAGGTTCGCACCAGCCAGGACAAAGAACATCACAAACAGTAGAGGCATGAACTCGGAAAGTTCATTATGGATTTTTTCCACCAGATTAAAGGGCTGGGTGTTCACAATGTAGATTCCGATGATCATATTGGTCAGAATCAACGACAGATGGAGCATATGACTGATTCCCGAGGATATCAGAATCGTGGCAAACATCAGGATGAACATATCCCGTCCGGACTTCAGTTTTCTGGCCAGGATTGTGTACAGAAATGAGAGTGCCAGTCCGACCAGAACTGAAAAGAGAATCTCTTGGAGGGGGGTGGCCAGCAGAGTCATCCAGTTGCCCGTTTCCAGGCCGGCTTCCCGGCCCAGAATAGATTTTGCAATAGCAGCGGCAAATCCGAATATGACAATGCCCAGGCCGTCATCAAAGCCAACAACCGAGTATAGCGCCTTGGTCAGTGGACCTTTGGCTTTATATTCCTGAATAATGGCCACTGTCCCCGCAGGAGCACTGGCAGGAGCAATGGCTCCAAATACGATGGAAAGGGCTATGTCTTTTGTCAGAAAATATAAAAGGATACTCACAAAGAAGAAAGCCAGGAAAGATTCTGTAAAGATCACCAGAATGATCCCTTTCCCCTGTTTTTTCAGACTGCTGAAACTTAGTTCCAGACCGATGCTGACGGCTACAAAACTGAGGGCAACATCAGATATGAAGCTTAGATTTCTTTGAAAATCCACATCCAGAAGATTAAACAGTGAGGGACCCAGGGCCACACCAATGATCATAAAACCGATGATGGAAGGCAATTTTATATATTTCATGCTTTTTCCGGCATAAAATCCGATGGCCACCATGAGACCGACGATCAGGAGAGGCTGCAGGGCGGGAGAGTTGTGTATTACTTCGTTCAAAAGAATCTCCTAAAAATCAATGGATCCGTCAAAATAGAGAAGGTCTGCTACAGAAATAAGAATTCCACCCTGCTCGACAGGACGTACCAGATTGATCCGGCGGATTGTGTCATTCATAAGTCGTTTATCGATGACTGCTATGATCACCTTGCTGAAACTTTTGGAATTGTCGTTCCAGAAGGTCGAGAAAAGGGGGAGTTTATAAAGATAGGAACCGGCGTTGGTGGATTCGAGTACAGATACATCTCCTTCTACTTCGGAAGACAGAATCTCGAGTACATCGCTGAAAATCTCTTCATCCTGTACATGTAGGATGAACTGACATTTTTCAACCGGTTTGTTTGTCATGTTTTCTTCTTCTTCCAGGGTCAGCATGGCTCGGACTTCTCCGGGTGTCACTGCATTGATCAGATTATTATAAAGTGCCTGATCTTTGGATATTTTGGATATGGAAGATAGAATTTTGATGTGTTTGTTTCTGTTGGCTGCTGATCCGATGATGAAAAATACCAGATGAACCGGTTCCCCATCGAGGGAATCAAAATCTATGCCTTTTTTCAGAACTACAAGACCAACAGTAAACTCGCTGATGGAATCAAGGGAACAGTGAGGAATGGCAATTCCAGATCCCAGCCCTGTTGAACAGAGCTCTTCCCTTTTGATCAGGGACTGTTCTATCTCGGATGCATCAATTTTCTGAACCGATGGTGAGAGTTGAGCCAGTTCACTGATTTCTTTCAGTAAGGCTTCTTTATTTTTTGCCTCGCTTCCAATCCGGATGCACTCCGGCCTTAATGAATCAATCATTTCTTATTTCTCCTGGATTAAAAAATCTCTATCTACTTCTATAAAATACTGGATAAAACCTTTTTTGCTCTGTATGGACCTGAGGATCTCAATCGCTCCCTCTTTTCTGAAGATCTGGCTGATTTTAGATAAAATTCGGAGGTGAACCACTTCACTGTCTGATATGAGCAGGAAGAAAAGGTGGGTCAACTCTCCATCAAAAGACGAGAAATCAATTCCTTTTTCTGAAACACCAATAATAATCTTGGCTTCTTTAACCACTTTGGCAGAGGCTTCTCTGATGTGAGGAATGGCAATGCCGCTGCCGATGGATGTGGAGATCAATTCTTCCCGTTCCATCAATTTTTTGATGAAATACTCTTTGTCCGAGATCAGTTTTGAGGCAAAGGCATTCTCGGCCATTTCTCTGATAACATCTTCCTGGGTTGTAGATATAAGTGGAAGAATGATGTTGTCTTCATCCAAAAGGCGGGACAGAGGAACCGAATCATACTCTTTTTCAATTAATCGGGACAGATCATTCTGGGGGATTACAGCCATCTTTGAAGTCAGCCAGTCATTGAGGGCCAGTTTGGAAAAGCGCCACTGATTGGCTATCTTGGCACAGGGTATTTCCTGGTTTTTCACCATTTTCAATATGGTTTTATCAGATAACTTCAAGTATTCTGCTACTTCT encodes:
- a CDS encoding BMP family ABC transporter substrate-binding protein — protein: MKRLQSVLLAALMLLISGMLFAGGAQEAPAAAAGAPAEKKVKAGFVYIGPAGDFGWTYAHDQGRKFAEAELPWLETITVESVPEGDAVRFIDRMVQEQKCDVIFTTSFGYMDDTVAVAAKYPDVKFFHASGFKRSPNMGTYMGDMYQIYYMNGLIAGAMSKSNKIGYVAAFPIPELFRHMNAFALGIKEVNPEATVSAKWIYAWYGPDKAREAAESLIAEGCDVLAFTEDTPTVVEVAQEHQEKGEKIYAMSHYSPMQSYGKDAVLTGQLTDWGVLYKQMLMDYKAGKTDDLTDYDLLWLMKENAVEMGGSMTDKINPKYVETLKGIKTDSADFGSISIYDLVMKRYEQMKSGRDVFDPFTGPIYDQAGNKTIADGEIASIGHLFAEMMYQVDNFDTPLPQ
- a CDS encoding cation:proton antiporter — its product is MNEVIHNSPALQPLLIVGLMVAIGFYAGKSMKYIKLPSIIGFMIIGVALGPSLFNLLDVDFQRNLSFISDVALSFVAVSIGLELSFSSLKKQGKGIILVIFTESFLAFFFVSILLYFLTKDIALSIVFGAIAPASAPAGTVAIIQEYKAKGPLTKALYSVVGFDDGLGIVIFGFAAAIAKSILGREAGLETGNWMTLLATPLQEILFSVLVGLALSFLYTILARKLKSGRDMFILMFATILISSGISHMLHLSLILTNMIIGIYIVNTQPFNLVEKIHNELSEFMPLLFVMFFVLAGANLHVSAIPSLGLIGLVYIIGRTSGLMTGATLGASLGKLSPNIKKYLGMGILSQAGVAIGLALIVKNEFAAYGEHGAYIGGVVITTVTATSLFFEIIGPILTKIGLEKAGEIKTT
- a CDS encoding PTS sugar transporter subunit IIA, translating into MIDSLRPECIRIGSEAKNKEALLKEISELAQLSPSVQKIDASEIEQSLIKREELCSTGLGSGIAIPHCSLDSISEFTVGLVVLKKGIDFDSLDGEPVHLVFFIIGSAANRNKHIKILSSISKISKDQALYNNLINAVTPGEVRAMLTLEEEENMTNKPVEKCQFILHVQDEEIFSDVLEILSSEVEGDVSVLESTNAGSYLYKLPLFSTFWNDNSKSFSKVIIAVIDKRLMNDTIRRINLVRPVEQGGILISVADLLYFDGSIDF
- a CDS encoding PTS sugar transporter subunit IIA, with the protein product MNDEILTLAEVAEYLKLSDKTILKMVKNQEIPCAKIANQWRFSKLALNDWLTSKMAVIPQNDLSRLIEKEYDSVPLSRLLDEDNIILPLISTTQEDVIREMAENAFASKLISDKEYFIKKLMEREELISTSIGSGIAIPHIREASAKVVKEAKIIIGVSEKGIDFSSFDGELTHLFFLLISDSEVVHLRILSKISQIFRKEGAIEILRSIQSKKGFIQYFIEVDRDFLIQEK